The Paenibacillus amylolyticus genome contains the following window.
AATCTTTTGTAGACGGTTCATTGAAGGTTCATGAGCTGGTGTTGCAGGGAGAAATAATGTTACCGCAATCGGTGGCGAGGTTGCACTGACAGATGGACAATTCCAACTGAACGCGGACGGTAAAGGTTTTGTATTGGATCTGGGTAACATCGGCAAAGCAGCTTATCGCATTCAGTATCAAACGAGCCTGGATGGACCTTACTCCGTGGAAGGCACGTATGCCAACCAAGCTGTACTAACCGACGGTGAGGGCGGTGAAGAGCGCTTTAACAGATCAGCGAGCGTCACGCCAGCACACGGTGGTGTGTATGTACAAAAAACAGGTCAACAGATCGGTACAACGGATAAAGCATCATGGACGGTAAATATCAATCCAAGTCAATCTTATGTTCCAGCGGGTACTCCATTAACAGATACCTTGTCGGAGAACCAAATTTTATTGGCCGATTCATTGAAATTATATGCAACGAACCTGCCTGCCAACAATTCAGGCAATGTATCCAACAAAGCTGGACTGGTTGATCCGGCGGATTATGAATTGATCGTGGAAGGCAATACATTTACCCTCACATTCAATAAAGATATCCATACGGCATTCATTCTGGAATATCAGTCCTATATTAATGCCGATCATGGCGCTCGAATTGAGAATAAAGTTGAATTCGCAGGTCAGTCTTCCTCAGTGGTAGGCGAAGGCAATCAGGTGGGTATCAAAGTTTCATTGGCTGGAGCGGGTGGAGGAGCCTCCACAGGTCTGGGCAAGATTAGAATTCACAAAGTCAGTGATACAGGACTTCCACTGGAAGGTGCCATCTTCGCAATATATAATGCGTCTGGAACTACGCTCCTGGAAACATTGAAACCAACGGATGAGAACGGAGTAGTCGAAAGCTCCAGAAACTATCGCTTGAACAATCTGACGAACGGTGTACCTTATAAGTTAAAAGAATTGTCTGCACCGGCAGGATACTTGATTGATCCCGAGTATGGTTCTGCCTCAGGTCAAACGATTGAATTCAAGGATGCAGATATCGCCTTTGAAGTTGAGAATAAAAAGATTCGTCAAGGCTTCGAATTAACCAAGGTAGATGCGGTGGACTCCTCCAAGAAACTCCAGGGTGCAACGTTTGAACTGTACTTGAACAATGGCGCAACCCGAGAGAAATTAGACGAGTTAACGACAGGGGAAGATGGGAAAATCGCCAAGGGGATCTCTTGCCTGGAGATTATGAATTGGTCGAAGTTGTGGCACCCGAGTTTTATCAGTTGGATGCTACCCCGATCCCGTTCACCATTGCAGAGAATCAGACTCAGATTATTACACTGACGAAGTCGAATGCAAGGGGTACGGGTGGTAAACTTGTCGTTACCAAAGTCAATGCCAAGGATCAGTCCGTATTAAGTGGAATTGAATTCGAATTGCGTGATGGTTCCAATGCAATCATGGATACAAAAGTAACGGATCTGAACGGGGTCATTGAATTTGATGGATTAACCTATGGTCCATATACATTAGTAGAGACCAAGGCAGAGGGCTTTGTTATAGAACAGCCGGAGACGCTGGTATCTATTATCCAACCTGAAACTCAATTGACCATTGAGAATAAAGAAAATAATCGTTCCGTGAAATTGATAAAATATAATGCGGGACGAACTCAACATTTACAAGGTGCAGTGTTTGAATTACGGGCTCAGACTGCATTGATGGATGCAAACGGGAATTGGGAGTTCCGGAAGGTAACAGGTCTGGATGAAGCTGCACTGACAACCAATCAACAAGGTGAAATTATACTTGAAGACCTGGATATCAATCAATATCAGTTGGTTGAAATAAAAGCACCTAACGGATATGTCTTAGACACAACACCCATACCATTTGAAATTACGAATACACAAACCGAAGCCGTAGTTGTTGAAAAAACGAATCAGGCTATTCCGGTATCGGGCGGTGGATCAAGTGGACCTTATAATCCGGGAACACCTAATACAGGTGTAACTCCAGATCCGGAGAAACCAGTAACACCGGGACCGGAAACACCAGGAACGTCTGTCCCAGGCACAGTGGTTACCGAACCTACTGAACCTGAAGACGGAACCGATATTCCAACAGATGAAGATAACGGAGTAGCTCCTCCTTCACCTGGCGTCTCCAACGGTGACGACACTGCACCTCCAATTGGGGATACAGATGCACCAGATGGGGATAGTGCATTGGCACCCCCTGCTGGAACGGATACAGATGGATCACTTGCAAATGGCAATGCTGTATCACAGCAGACCGGAAGCTCTGCATCACAGGGCATGCTGCCGAAGACAGGCGAAGAGAGCACATTGGCTTTCACGGTTACAGGCATGATGCTGATGGCATTGGGCAGTCTGGGATACGTCTACTTCCGACGTAGGCAACTGCTTCAGCGCTAGATCACAGCAGGTCATGCACGAAAAGATATTCACATAAAAACACCCTCTAGCTTTCACACGTGACCCAGAGTCACGGTGGAATATACTAGAGGGTGTTTTTTATTAGTTTATTTCTGCTGAGCCTGAGGGAAGATCAGAATCCGGCAACCTCCGGATTCACCTCAACAGCTCTTACAATTAGCCGATGTGTTGGATTGATGAGTGGATCACAGGTAATTAAGGTAAGGACCTGCCCTAGTCCGGGATCTTCCAGCACAGATAAGTCATTAGGCTCCACAACGGATATTTGATCTACCTTATATTGAATGATCGTTCGATCTGCCAAGGTGACTTCCATTGAATCGCCAATCTGTAATTCTCCCAGACGATTGAACAGTCGTCCTTTTTGTGGGAGCGATGGGCGGCTATGGCGGCGTTACCTTTATTCCCAATCTTAGTGGTTTCGACAAGATGGGTTGCAGCTACCTTCATGTTGTTCTCCGTTGCACCCTCCAAAATCGGTAAGCGGACATCAATCTTGTCAATGGAGAGTACCCCAACATATCCGAAGATTCGCCTTGCACTATATCTGTATTGTCAGTAGTTGGCTCGGCGGAAGCTGTATCCTGTATGCCTTGTTCGAAGGCGTGATTCAGCTTGGACAAGCCGTCTTGCAATTGCTCCAGATCGTTCATCACACGGGTTTGCTGCCAGTCATAATATGTGTCCCGCAGGAAAGGAAAGCTGATGATCAGCATGCCCAGCAGAATGAGCAGGATAGAGAATTTTTTCATTATGCATCAACTCCCGTTGTCCAAGAAAAATAGTATACCTTTCTCTATTTTACTTACCGACCTATACAAAATATGGACAGGAGACGAAAGGACAAGGTCGTACAGGAATGTTGGAAGGTGGGGGCTATCACAAAAAAATATCCCCGTATCGCTACAGTAGGAAAACTGCAACGCCACGGGGAGTTTTTTTAATATTTTTATTATAAAGTGAATCAAAAAATCTGGGGATAACAGCGATCGGAAGGTTATTCTGTCATCGAAGTGGCAAATGTAAATATGGTCTCGTTAGTGCTTATCAGCTGGTGCATCGGTAGGTGTGAAATCACATTCCTTCAGTGGCACCACTTTGGTCTTTTTGATCCATTTGTAACCGAGCCACAACACCAGGAACAGGGGTAAGCTCAGGTAGGCAACGATGGCTCCACTCCAGTCGATCGTGTCACCTGTAAATGCCTGATAGTTCTGCCCAATGATTACGATAATACACAGAACAAAAGCAAAGATCGGCCCAAACGGGAACCAACGTGCACGGTAAGGGAGATCGTTCAAGTCCCTGCCTTGTGCGACGTATGCACGACGGAAGCGATAGTGACTGATCGCGATGCCCAGCCAAGTGATAAATCCGCACATACCGGATGCATTCAGCAACCAGGTATAGACAATGCCATCGCCGAAAAGGGAGGCAAGAAATGCCAGCATGCCAACGGCTGTTGTCACCAGCAAGGCATTCATCGGAATGCCTTTTTTGTTCAGCTTGCCGAGGAAACGGGGAGCCTTACCATCTCGGGCAAGGGCGTAGAGAACCCGGCTTGAAGCATACATACCTGAGTTACCAGCAGAGAGCACGGAAGTTAGAATAACCGCGTTCATGACGGAAGCCGCAATGGCGAGTCCTGCTTTTTCAAACACCAGTGTGAACGGGCTGACACCGATATTTTCCAGATCTCCTTTGAGCAGATTCGGATGAGTATACGGGATGATCAGACTGATCACAGTAATCGCCAAAATGTAAAAAATCAGAATACGCCAAAATACCTGACGAATGGCACGAGGCACATTTTCACGCGGATTTTCGCTCTCGCCAGCGGCTACCCCGATCAGTTCGGTACCCTGGAATGAGAATCCGCAGCCATGAACACACCTAACACGGCGAAGAATCCGCCATGGATGGGTGCATCACCGATGGTGAAGTTGCTGAAACCAACGGCTTCTCCACCCATAATCCCGAAGATCATGAGCACACCAACGGCCAGGAAGATAATTACGGTAGCTACCTTGATAATGGCGAACCAGTATTCGGATTCCCCGTAGCCTTTGACAGACAGGACGTTCAAGGCAAAGATCAGTACGAGGAAAAGTAAGCTCCATAACATGGATGAACTGTCGGGGAACCAGTATTTAATAAGGACTGTAGCGGCAGCAAGCTCTGCTGCAATGGTTACCGCCCAGTTGTACCAGAAGTTCCAGCCCATCGCGAACCCGAGCGCAGGATCGACAAAACGTGCGGCATACGTATTAAATGAACCGGAGTCCGGCATAAAGGTAGCAAGCTCACCAAGGCTGGTCATGAGGAAATAGACCATGATGCCAACGGCCGCATAGGCAATTAATGCTCCACCAGGGCCTGCGGTTGAGATGGCGGTACCACTTGCGAGAAACAGCCCGGTACCAATTGAGCCACCGAGGGCGATCATCGTCATATGGCGAGCGCGTAAGCCTTTTTTCAGAGAAGGTCCAGTTGTTGCTCGGTTACTGCGGTCTTGCATGGAAACACTCCTTCATTCGATATACTGATGTTTGCGATAATTGCTTCATAAACAAAAAGACCACAGGCATCAGCCTGCGGTCTTTAACATTTCAATGTCCGCACCATGTCCCAGATGATTAAGATAGCTCAACACAGAAGAATTCATACCTTTGAATAAAGGAAATGTACTTCCGTGACAGTTCTGCGCCTTTCAACAGCAGCCCAGCCCACCGGACCATATAAGGAACATCCAGTGAGCTTCGGCGGGTACACCTTTCGGCTGATCTCATAAGCGGCTCCTTAGCGCCTCCTTCAGCGTACTGATCGCACCCGCGACCTCTACCTCACCATCAATGGATGAGGTGTATCTATTGTCTATGAAATTATGATCAACACAACTTAACACGATGTGTCCTGTTTAGTAAACAGACAATCAGTATAACGCGCATGGTTTTCCAGTGCAATAACAATTGTTGGATGTGAGGTTTGAGGGCTGCCTGTCTATTCCTCTTTCTTGTTGCGGCCAGCCATCTGCTGCCATACCGTTCCGGCAGCCTGTTCACCCGATTCGATTCGCTCCAGAGCCATCTTGGCTTGCAGGCTGACTTCGAATTCGGGATCATCCGCTGCAACACGCAACGCTTGCTCTGCTTCCTCAGTTCCGACCTCATAGAGAAAACGTGCCGCACGCCAGCGTACAAGCTTACTTTTATCGGACAACGTGGCTGTCATCGCTGGCGTGGCTGCGGGTCACCGATGTCGGACAAGGTGTCACCAGCAGTACGGCGTACTGCAGGAGAACTGTCCTGAAGCGCTTCATACAGCAGCTCCATCGCTTCCGGTGTACGAATGTCACCCAGGTATACCACGGCCAAGCGACGTATCTGCATTTTGTTATCACGCAGGGCATGGGCTACGAGAGGCAGTCTTTCGGGTGTAGGCTCCATGCCGTCCAATGCCGCATAGCGAACATTCCAGTCCTCGCTCCGCAAAGCCTCTTCAAGCTCAGCTCCATCCAATTCGCGACGGCGCTCGACGAACTCTTCGGATTTGCTACCATGCTCAATGGCTTGTTGTATAACCTGCTCCAGTCGTTCCGGAGGGTAAGCTGCTTCCAATTCCTGCTCGACTTCACGTGCGATGTCCGGTAACTCGCCATATCGAACGCCGTAATCACTCAGTTTGCGTTCTTTGATCATCGTCGCACTGGCGACTTCCGTTACGGCTTTGACAAAGCGGTCGGACAGTGAGATTCGTTCTTCTTTGGAACCGGCTTTGACCCTGATCTGCATGGGCACGCCTCGGAAGAACTGGACGAATACCTGTGCTTCCCCAAAGTGTTCGCCTGAACCATCTTCGGATTCAATCCAGTCGAGATCGATGCCTTGTTGTCCAAGGCGATTTTGGACTTCGCCCAGGATAACGGACCAGTCGGCATTCCCTTTACGATCAAGTGCCACAAAGTCTGTCGTGTGGAACACACTCTTTACACCGGGAATATGAAGCATCTGGCGAATGAACGCCGGAGCGGATCGTTCGTTGTCCAGTGTATATGTTTTGCGAATTCCGTCTTCCAGACGTTCATCGAGATGCAGCATCATCGTATTTGGACTGGGTGTTGGTTCAATGGATACAATATTCATCAGTGTAACCTCCTATAATACCAGATTCATCCTTCACTCCCCGTAAATTAAATCACACGGGTATTTCTCTATTTTACATCAATGTGAGGAATCTGCGAAATCATCCAGAAGTGGAGTGGACGTGACTACTAACACGTAATGTGAAGAAGTACGAAATTTGTTAACACTTCTTTCATGTTCACGCACAAACATTCTTAAACGTAAGTTGGCACAATATAAGATAAGAATCAACTGGAGGTTATGTCTATGGAACCCATTACCGTGCTCTCGGATGGAAAACGTCGTATTGCATATGAGAATATTATTCAAATGTTCAGAAACTGGATTGAGGACTCAACTTCTGGTTCTGTGATAGAACACACCGGGGAAGTTGGGAAAACTCCCGTTATTGTATTGTTGATTATCAGATAGCCGAAGAAGCGGTGTCAGCAGCAAACGCCATTCGTGCCTTTATGCCGCAGATTCCGTTACTTGTCATTACGGATTTCCAATCTCTTATTCGGAAGCGTCACCTGCAACAGATTACAGGTACTGGAGAGTTGAAGCTGATTCTCTGGAGTGAGCAAGAACCGGATCATCTCATCAAGGATATGGAACATTGGTTGCATTCGTCGTCTGCCCATAAATCACAAATAGCCATACCGCCCATCTTATCCATGAGATAAAAGAGGGATATGGCCAAACTTACAATCGTTACGATCGAATTAGATCACGTATTTATAGCCTGTTCCCCAAACCGTCTTAATATAACGCGGGTTCTTGGGGTCAGGCTCAATTTTTTTACGCAGACTTGAGATATGAACATCAATAGTACGATCCAGATAGGCGCGTTCCGAGCCTTTGATCCGATCCATCAATTCATTACGGGTGAACACTTTACCCGGGTTTCGGTACAATTCTTTCATGATCTCAAACTCAATATGAGTGACCTCAATTTCAATGCCATCCACAAACAGGGTTCTTCTGTACTCATTCACATTCACATGTCCAGTAACCTCTGCCTGCTTGTCTTCTTTGACTGGTTTATCCTGATAGGAAATAATGGATCTTCGCAGCAGTGCTTTAATCCGGGCATCCAGCTCTTTCAAACTGAAAGGTTTGCACAGAAAGTCATCCGCACCATTATGCAATGCGCGAAGTCGATCATTCAGCATGGTGCTTGCCGAGATCATCAGAATGGGCACAGTGGAGTGCTGGCGAAAGGCTTCTACGAGGTCATTTCCATCCATTTCGGGAAGCATGAGATCCGTAACAACAATATCCGGCTGGAATCGTGGAAACAGTTGAAGTGCCTCGCGGGCATGATGAACCCGTTCAGTGATGTAACCTTCCTCTTCAAGAAAGAAAGCAATCATGTCGGCCAGATTTTTCTCATCTTCTATAAGAAGTACTTTGATCGTCATAGAGTCACACTCCTGGTGAAAAATAATATGTTAAGAAAATACTAAAAAAACAAACTGAATTGCGAGTAAATACTGCAAATTTTTTAATGTTTCTATTCCAGAATATAGGATGTATATGTAGAGAAGATCTAGACGTTTTGAACGAACTTCAATAGTTTAGCATGGATATGGTCGGCTTGCCGATCGATCAGAATTTCCCAAAGCTACATCAACTGCTAATTACAGTATAATGGATCATAACGAGTTAAGGGGAAAAAAGTAGATTGTATCCGCTTAAGTTTATAGGGGGAACCAACGTTGTTGTTGAAAATAGAAGAAAAATGGATTCATGAGGGCAACTACATATGGATCGTATAAAGACCAGAAAATCGCTGGATTGGGCAGTGTTGAAGTTGAGAATACCCTGGATTGGGACCGCCGTTCTGATTACTCTGGGATCATTAAGCACGATTTTTCCGTTAACTTTATTCTATGGTGTACAGTTTATGATTGGTAGTGCGGCAGCACTCGTTGCCTTGCGTTTGTATGGGGCCATCTATGGATTTGTTACCCTTACCGTCATCTATCTGCTGAGTAATGTCTGTGCTGGCTTCCAGCCGCATAATTTATCTATAATGCTTGCGCACTTTATGGAATTGATCTGGATGTTTGTCTGGCAGATTCGTTGGAAGAATGGCAGCCTAATCAAGGCTAATGCTGTCTACTGGGTAGTCATGTTACTTCCCGCGATCTATGCCGGGCATTTTATGCTGAGTTTGAATATAACTGCCCTGAAGTATGAGTATATGTATATTGCCGTGATTGGTATGGTGAATGCGCTGATTGCGGGAATTGTAGTCGATTTCTGGATCACCATAGGTGAACACCAATCGAAGCGGTCGGGAACCATTCCACTCTCTAGAATCGCTTTTAAATACGTAGTCGCCTTTGTGGTATTTGTTTCTCTCGTGCTTTTATCCGCAGATAGCCGCAGACAACTGACTCAATTGAATGATGCCATATTGCGTGATATGAAATATGCCGCGAGTGCGGTTACTCAGGATCTTGATGAAGGGTATGTTACGTCCGAGAATATGGATCAGAATATGGCGCGTTATCATCATCTGCTGGGTGTGAATGTGATTCTGCTGAATCGGGAGGATACGGTGATCGCCTCTGGTTTGAGTTCACTTCAGGCAGGCGAGTACCTGGACATGGACAGCTTCAATCTTCTGAAGTCGAGAGATAACCTTACCATGTCAAGCTCCGCAAATAACCATTACAGTGATGTATTGAATCATTGGAAGCAAGTCTCTTTTATCTATGAAGCAGAACAGACAAGAGGTACACCTTATCGGGTATTCATTGTGACCGACTCGTCCAAGTATTACCCCCGAATCGAATCGATTTATCTGACCACACTGCAATCCCTGTTCATTATCATTCTGGCTTCCATGATTGTAGCAGCTCCGCTCAGCAGCAAGGTCGTTAGTCCGCTGTTAAGGCTGACCAGGATGACTGGCTCTCTGCCGAGACTGCTGTTTCGAAATGGGAAGTTGGAGTGGCCAACCAGCCATGTAACCGAAGTACAGATCCTCATTGGTAATTTGCGCAAAATGGCCGATGTGCTGCTGGAACAATTCGAACAGATTCGTCACGACAAGTTAACGTTGGAGGACAGGGTCGTAGAGCGGACCAAGGAACTCAAGAACAGTGAAGAGGTCAAACGTGCCATTATTGAATCCTCTATTGATGCAATTATTGCCGTGGATTCCAATGGGATCATCGTTGAGTTTAATCCGGAGGCTGAAAGGATGTTTGGATTGCGCCGGGAAGAAGTGATCCTGCACAAGGAAGCGCCGTCTCTTTTTCAAGGGGCAAGTTGCATGGAGATCAAGAAATTGTTGGAGCGATTCGAATATGTTGAAGGTAAAAGATTCACAATCGTAGATGAAATCTCGGGAATTCGCCGGGATGGTTCCGTCTTTCCGATAGAGTACAAAATTGTCGAGATTCAGCTTGGCAAAAATGAGACGTTATATAACCTGTTTATCAAGGATATTACGGAACGGACCAGAGCGGAAGAAGATCGTGTGCGTCATGCTCTCGCGCTGGAGAAGCTCAACTCGGAATTGTTCAATGAGAAGATTGCCATTCAGGAACAGCGGGATATCAGTGAGCAATTCATTGAATCCGTACGGGAAGGGCTCGTGATGTCTGATCGAACAGGGACCATAACCATCGTCAACCGAAGGATAGAAGAGATGTTTGGCTTGGGTGATTTTCTGGGCAGATCTATTGAAGATTTGGCGCAGGCGATTGATACGATGGTGTTAACGGACAACTTCAATCTGATGGAACAGACGAGAGCATTCCTGAACGGAGAAACAGCGTTTATCGAGACCGAATTTATATTTAATAATGTGAATAAAAGTGTGTTTTCCCTGTACATGAAACAGATGGATGTCCCGGGCAAAAACCACGGTTTTCTGCTGGTGTTTCGTGACCGCACAGGAGAAGAACGGCTGGATCGGATGAAGAATGAACTGATCAGCGTGGTATCTCATGAGCTTCGAACGCCTGTGGCCACCATTATGGGTTACGTGGAATTAATGATGATGTATGACCTTCCGGCAGCCCAGCAGCAGGAATTCATGCAGACCATCGCTTCGGAGGGCAATCGGCTAAGCAGTTTGCTTGATGATGTGCTTGATATACAGCGTCTTGATAACGAAGGCATGGCTTACCATATGACATATGTACCATTAATTGAGTTGGTAGAAGGCGTTGCCGAACAGTGGAATATGAAGTCCGCCCAACGTATCTATGTGCATACGTTCAATGGAGACTTTTTTGCTTATGCGGATCAGAACAGGATGGCTCAGGTTCTGCATAATCTGGTGGGCAATGCAGTCAAGTATTCTCCGGGAGCAGATCGTATTGATATTACATTATGGGAAGAAGAGGAATGGTTATGTCTTGATGTGCGTGATTACGGAATAGGGATTGCGGAGCAAGAGAAGGACATGTTATTCAACAAATTCTATCGAGTGGATAATTCGGATCATCGACAAATTGGTGGAACAGGAATCGGATTGTACATTTCCCGTAAAATTGTAGAGGATCACAAAGGAACGCTGACCTTTATATCTGCACCGGGTAAGGGGAGTACGTTCAAGGTTCGACTGCCCAAGCAGGACGTATTGGTTTAAATGTAATGATGGATGAGATCTACGGATAGAGCCTTTGCCTTTTAAGCGCGTAAGCGTGATACGGGGAAAGGCTTTTTTTGTTTTTCAATTTCCCGGATAAAAAAACAACTTCTTTTGCAAACTGTCTATAGAGCCATAATTTGCATCTCATGCAAAAGGAGGACGGAAGGAATATGTTCCGTAAACAAGAGAAAACACTCATCATTGTCTGTCTGGTTGCAGCTGTGGTGGTACTGTATGCCGTTGTGAAAAGCATCATCCGAATCATGAGTTATTGAGATACACGTTCAATCAGAGGAACTGCTGTTGTACATAACGATTATGTGAAAGAGGAGTGTAACCATGTCATCCCTGGACCCTGTTTTGCTCAGCCGGATATTAACC
Protein-coding sequences here:
- a CDS encoding SpaA isopeptide-forming pilin-related protein gives rise to the protein MDLGNIGKAAYRIQYQTSLDGPYSVEGTYANQAVLTDGEGGEERFNRSASVTPAHGGVYVQKTGQQIGTTDKASWTVNINPSQSYVPAGTPLTDTLSENQILLADSLKLYATNLPANNSGNVSNKAGLVDPADYELIVEGNTFTLTFNKDIHTAFILEYQSYINADHGARIENKVEFAGQSSSVVGEGNQVGIKVSLAGAGGGASTGLGKIRIHKVSDTGLPLEGAIFAIYNASGTTLLETLKPTDENGVVESSRNYRLNNLTNGVPYKLKELSAPAGYLIDPEYGSASGQTIEFKDADIAFEVENKKIRQGFELTKVDAVDSSKKLQGATFELYLNNGATREKLDELTTGEDGKIAKGISCLEIMNWSKLWHPSFISWMLPRSRSPLQRIRLRLLH
- a CDS encoding SpaA isopeptide-forming pilin-related protein; this encodes MPGDYELVEVVAPEFYQLDATPIPFTIAENQTQIITLTKSNARGTGGKLVVTKVNAKDQSVLSGIEFELRDGSNAIMDTKVTDLNGVIEFDGLTYGPYTLVETKAEGFVIEQPETLVSIIQPETQLTIENKENNRSVKLIKYNAGRTQHLQGAVFELRAQTALMDANGNWEFRKVTGLDEAALTTNQQGEIILEDLDINQYQLVEIKAPNGYVLDTTPIPFEITNTQTEAVVVEKTNQAIPVSGGGSSGPYNPGTPNTGVTPDPEKPVTPGPETPGTSVPGTVVTEPTEPEDGTDIPTDEDNGVAPPSPGVSNGDDTAPPIGDTDAPDGDSALAPPAGTDTDGSLANGNAVSQQTGSSASQGMLPKTGEESTLAFTVTGMMLMALGSLGYVYFRRRQLLQR
- a CDS encoding sortase; this encodes MFNRLGELQIGDSMEVTLADRTIIQYKVDQISVVEPNDLSVLEDPGLGQVLTLITCDPLINPTHRLIVRAVEVNPEVAGF
- a CDS encoding response regulator transcription factor gives rise to the protein MTIKVLLIEDEKNLADMIAFFLEEEGYITERVHHAREALQLFPRFQPDIVVTDLMLPEMDGNDLVEAFRQHSTVPILMISASTMLNDRLRALHNGADDFLCKPFSLKELDARIKALLRRSIISYQDKPVKEDKQAEVTGHVNVNEYRRTLFVDGIEIEVTHIEFEIMKELYRNPGKVFTRNELMDRIKGSERAYLDRTIDVHISSLRKKIEPDPKNPRYIKTVWGTGYKYVI
- a CDS encoding PAS domain-containing sensor histidine kinase; protein product: MDRIKTRKSLDWAVLKLRIPWIGTAVLITLGSLSTIFPLTLFYGVQFMIGSAAALVALRLYGAIYGFVTLTVIYLLSNVCAGFQPHNLSIMLAHFMELIWMFVWQIRWKNGSLIKANAVYWVVMLLPAIYAGHFMLSLNITALKYEYMYIAVIGMVNALIAGIVVDFWITIGEHQSKRSGTIPLSRIAFKYVVAFVVFVSLVLLSADSRRQLTQLNDAILRDMKYAASAVTQDLDEGYVTSENMDQNMARYHHLLGVNVILLNREDTVIASGLSSLQAGEYLDMDSFNLLKSRDNLTMSSSANNHYSDVLNHWKQVSFIYEAEQTRGTPYRVFIVTDSSKYYPRIESIYLTTLQSLFIIILASMIVAAPLSSKVVSPLLRLTRMTGSLPRLLFRNGKLEWPTSHVTEVQILIGNLRKMADVLLEQFEQIRHDKLTLEDRVVERTKELKNSEEVKRAIIESSIDAIIAVDSNGIIVEFNPEAERMFGLRREEVILHKEAPSLFQGASCMEIKKLLERFEYVEGKRFTIVDEISGIRRDGSVFPIEYKIVEIQLGKNETLYNLFIKDITERTRAEEDRVRHALALEKLNSELFNEKIAIQEQRDISEQFIESVREGLVMSDRTGTITIVNRRIEEMFGLGDFLGRSIEDLAQAIDTMVLTDNFNLMEQTRAFLNGETAFIETEFIFNNVNKSVFSLYMKQMDVPGKNHGFLLVFRDRTGEERLDRMKNELISVVSHELRTPVATIMGYVELMMMYDLPAAQQQEFMQTIASEGNRLSSLLDDVLDIQRLDNEGMAYHMTYVPLIELVEGVAEQWNMKSAQRIYVHTFNGDFFAYADQNRMAQVLHNLVGNAVKYSPGADRIDITLWEEEEWLCLDVRDYGIGIAEQEKDMLFNKFYRVDNSDHRQIGGTGIGLYISRKIVEDHKGTLTFISAPGKGSTFKVRLPKQDVLV